A genomic region of Arachis hypogaea cultivar Tifrunner chromosome 5, arahy.Tifrunner.gnm2.J5K5, whole genome shotgun sequence contains the following coding sequences:
- the LOC112800460 gene encoding uncharacterized protein isoform X1 encodes MASRTAPLFQDHDQHVNGHVSDLDSIDGLPMHNCAPIKTKVPEPLPDPLDQSDSSEYSHSETPKSWGRFSFSPSYTAMFTSDCNCGEPPDFSISLDRHDLLLKYGFDYPSEYSETPKSSKVDPDCSSLLSSLYSDSSDYSDTPKSGNWSPPTDLKNDKAFWDSLKLEKPSFWIDPYGLPNTQHLETLEAWRCSQPIKRKQEANLFSDLPSLFALSDSQEHPGSPKSSSYSPPTIMSEIEPHCIDEEVPNLLPGLFAELDTSEHSKIIKLLPSN; translated from the exons ATGGCATCACGAACTGCTCCTTTGTTTCAAGATCATGACCAACACGTCAATGGCCACGTCAGCG ATCTGGATTCGATTGATGGGTTGCCAATGCACAACTGTGCACCAATTAAAACGAAG GTACCTGAGCCGTTGCCAGATCCATTGGACCAGTCTGACTCTTCAGAATATTCGCATTCGGAGACTCCAAAATCATGGGGGAGATTCTCTTTCTCCCCCTCATATACAGCGATG TTTACTTCAGACTGCAACTGTGGGGAGCCACCCGACTTTTCTATATCCTTAGATCGGCATGATCTATtattaaaatatggttttgaTTACCCTTCAGAATATTCCGAGACTCCAAAATCATCCAAG GTTGATCCAGACTGCTCAAGTCTGCTATCATCTCTATATTCTGACTCTTCAGATTACTCTGACACTCCAAAATCGGGGAATTGGTCTCCACCAACTGATTTAAAG AATGACAAGGCATTTTGGGACAGCTTGAAATTGGAGAAACCCTCCTTTTGGATAGACCCATATGGTCTTCCTAACACTCAACACTTAGAGACTCTTGAAGCATGGCGTTGCTCTCAACCAATTAAAAGGAAG CAGGAAGCTAATCTGTTTTCAGATTTGCCATCTCTGTTTGCTCTTTCTGACTCTCAAGAACACCCTGGGAGTCCTAAGTCATCGAGTTACTCTCCACCAACTATAAtg TCTGAGATTGAGCCACATTGCATAGATGAGGAGGTACCTAATCTGTTGCCAGGTCTATTTGCTGAGCTTGACACATCAGAACACTCAAAAATCATCAAGTTGCTCCCTtccaattaa
- the LOC112800460 gene encoding uncharacterized protein isoform X2 produces the protein MASRTAPLFQDHDQHVNGHVSDLDSIDGLPMHNCAPIKTKVPEPLPDPLDQSDSSEYSHSETPKSWGRFSFSPSYTAMFTSDCNCGEPPDFSISLDRHDLLLKYGFDYPSEYSETPKSSKVDPDCSSLLSSLYSDSSDYSDTPKSGNWSPPTDLKNDKAFWDSLKLEKPSFWIDPYGLPNTQHLETLEAWRCSQPIKRKEANLFSDLPSLFALSDSQEHPGSPKSSSYSPPTIMSEIEPHCIDEEVPNLLPGLFAELDTSEHSKIIKLLPSN, from the exons ATGGCATCACGAACTGCTCCTTTGTTTCAAGATCATGACCAACACGTCAATGGCCACGTCAGCG ATCTGGATTCGATTGATGGGTTGCCAATGCACAACTGTGCACCAATTAAAACGAAG GTACCTGAGCCGTTGCCAGATCCATTGGACCAGTCTGACTCTTCAGAATATTCGCATTCGGAGACTCCAAAATCATGGGGGAGATTCTCTTTCTCCCCCTCATATACAGCGATG TTTACTTCAGACTGCAACTGTGGGGAGCCACCCGACTTTTCTATATCCTTAGATCGGCATGATCTATtattaaaatatggttttgaTTACCCTTCAGAATATTCCGAGACTCCAAAATCATCCAAG GTTGATCCAGACTGCTCAAGTCTGCTATCATCTCTATATTCTGACTCTTCAGATTACTCTGACACTCCAAAATCGGGGAATTGGTCTCCACCAACTGATTTAAAG AATGACAAGGCATTTTGGGACAGCTTGAAATTGGAGAAACCCTCCTTTTGGATAGACCCATATGGTCTTCCTAACACTCAACACTTAGAGACTCTTGAAGCATGGCGTTGCTCTCAACCAATTAAAAGGAAG GAAGCTAATCTGTTTTCAGATTTGCCATCTCTGTTTGCTCTTTCTGACTCTCAAGAACACCCTGGGAGTCCTAAGTCATCGAGTTACTCTCCACCAACTATAAtg TCTGAGATTGAGCCACATTGCATAGATGAGGAGGTACCTAATCTGTTGCCAGGTCTATTTGCTGAGCTTGACACATCAGAACACTCAAAAATCATCAAGTTGCTCCCTtccaattaa
- the LOC112800461 gene encoding 1-aminocyclopropane-1-carboxylate synthase 3, which translates to MRLLSRKATCNTHGQDSSYFLGWEEYEKNPYDKVKNPNGIIQMGLAENQLSFDLLESWLAKNPDVSGFKRDGKSIFRELALFQDYHGLPLFKKALVDFMAEIRGNKVTFDPNHMVLTAGATSANETLMFCVAEEGDAFLLPTPYYPGFDRDLKWRTGVEIVPIQCTSSNNFRITESALEQAYQDARKRNLRVKGVLVTNPSNPLGTTLSRNEFDLLVDFIKDKETMHLISDEIYSGTVFSSPSFVSVMEILKEMTPNDAAKIWNRVHVVYSLSKDLGLPGFRVGAIYSENDAVVAAATKMSSFGLVSSQTQYLLAAMLSDNKFTKKYISENQKRLRRRQRMLVTGLQKAGIKCLKSNAGLFCWVDMRHLLCSNTFEAEMELWKKIVYQVGLNISPGSSCHCSEPGWFRVCFANMSQDTLNVAMKRVKNFVTDSTGAECGSSSACFTKSFSNWVFRLSSRDHRAPEER; encoded by the exons atgaggcTATTGTCTAGAAAAGCAACATGCAACACTCACGGCCAAGATTCCTCATACTTCCTAGGATGGGAAGAATATGAAAAGAATCCCTATGATAAGGTTAAGAACCCTAATGGAATCATTCAAATGGgtcttgccgaaaatcag CTCTCTTTCGACCTCCTGGAGTCATGGCTGGCGAAGAATCCTGACGTGTCCGGATTCAAACGCGATGGCAAATCCATATTCCGAGAGCTTGCTCTCTTTCAAGACTACCACGGTCTCCCTCTTTTCAAGAAAGCATTGGTGGATTTCATGGCCGAGATAAGAGGAAACAAGGTCACTTTTGATCCCAACCACATGGTCCTCACCGCCGGCGCCACGTCGGCAAATGAGACCCTGATGTTCTGCGTTGCCGAAGAGGGCGATGCCTTCCTCCTTCCCACCCCATATTACCCAGG ATTCGACAGAGACCTCAAGTGGCGAACCGGGGTTGAAATTGTTCCAATACAATGCACGAGCTCAAACAACTTCCGAATCACCGAGTCAGCTTTGGAACAAGCCTACCAAGACGCAAGAAAGCGTAACCTTAGAGTGAAAGGAGTGTTGGTCACGAATCCGTCAAACCCTCTGGGAACCACTCTTTCTCGTAATGAATTCGACTTGCTCGTTGACTTCATCAAAGACAAAGAAACCATGCACTTGATAAGCGATGAGATTTACTCTGGCACCGTTTTTAGCTCTCCAAGCTTTGTTAGCGTCATGGAGATCCTTAAGGAAATGACTCCTAATGACGCTGCCAAAATTTGGAACAGAGTTCACGTTGTTTATAGTCTCTCCAAGGACTTGGGTTTACCCGGTTTCCGCGTCGGTGCTATCTACTCCGAAAACGACGCCGTTGTGGCTGCGGCGACCAAGATGTCAAGCTTTGGATTGGTTTCTTCACAAACTCAGTATCTTCTTGCAGCCATGCTCAGTGACAACAAGTTTACCAAGAAATACATCTCCGAGAATCAAAAGAGGCTGAGACGGAGACAGAGAATGCTCGTAACAGGGTTGCAGAAAGCGGGAATAAAGTGCCTGAAAAGCAATGCTGGTTTGTTCTGCTGGGTTGATATGAGGCACCTTCTCTGTTCCAACACTTTTGAGGCTGAGATGGAGCTGTGGAAGAAGATTGTCTACCAAGTTGGCTTGAACATTTCTCCGGGTTCGTCGTGCCATTGCAGTGAGCCAGGGTGGTTCAGGGTGTGCTTTGCCAACATGTCTCAAGACACTTTAAACGTAGCCATGAAACGAGTCAAGAACTTCGTTACAGACTCCACAGGAGCTGAATGTGGCTCTTCTTCTGCATGTTTCACAAAGTCATTCTCTAATTGGGTTTTTCGGCTTTCGTCTCGCGATCATCGTGCGCCTGAAGAACGATAA